One genomic region from Panthera tigris isolate Pti1 chromosome D1, P.tigris_Pti1_mat1.1, whole genome shotgun sequence encodes:
- the LOC102969871 gene encoding olfactory receptor 51V1-like, which produces MSVQPDSKVSNSTFLLTGFPGLEREYPWLSIPFSCIYAMVLLGNCLVLHVIRTEPSLHEPMFYFLAMLALTDLCMGLSTVHMVLGILWGLSREVSLDACIAQTYFIHGLSLTESGVLLAMAFDRFTAICNPLRYTSILTNMRIITIGVAILGRSFLFITAPIVRLKFFHYCHPHILSHSFCLHQDLLRLACSDIRFNSFYALALVICTLFLDSVLILISYISILHSVLTIASRDERLKSLKTCVSHICAVLVFYIPIIGLTMVHRFGKHLSPVVHVLMGNIYILFPPLMNPIIYSVRTQQIRSRIQRWFTKQN; this is translated from the coding sequence ATGTCTGTTCAACCTGATTCCAAAGTCAGTAACTCCACCTTTCTCCTTACGGGTTTCCCTGGCCTGGAACGGGAATATCCTTGGCTCTCCATTCCTTTCTCCTGTATCTATGCTATGGTACTCTTAGGGAATTGCCTGGTGTTGCATGTGATCCGGACGGAGCCCAGCTTACATGAGCCCATGTTCTACTTCCTGGCCATGTTGGCCCTCACTGACCTGTGCATGGGGCTGTCCACAGTGCACATGGTGCTTGGGATCTTGTGGGGCCTGAGCAGGGAAGTCAGCCTGGATGCCTGCATTGCCCAAACTTACTTCATCCATGGTCTGTCCCTCACAGAGTCTGGAGTCCTTCTTGCCATGGCCTTTGATCGCTTTACTGCCATCTGCAATCCTCTGAGATATACATCCATCCTCACCAATATGAGAATCATCACCATTGGTGTGGCCATTTTAGGGAGGAGTTTCCTGTTCATTACTGCTCCCATTGTCCGCCTAAAGTTCTTCCATTACTGCCATCCTCATATCCTTTCCCATTCCTTCTGCCTGCACCAAGACTTACTTCGGCTTGCCTGCTCCGACATCCGCTTCAACAGCTTCTATGCGTTAGCCCTGGTGATCTGCACGCTCTTTTTGGATTCGGTGCTCATTCTCATCTCCTACATCTCGATCCTGCATTCAGTCTTGACTATTGCATCCCGGGACGAGCGGCTCAAGTCCTTGAAGACCTGTGTCTCCCACATCTGTGCTGTTCTGGTTTTCTATATCCCAATTATTGGTTTGACTATGGTGCACCGCTTTGGAAAGCACCTCTCTCCTGTGGTCCATGTCCTCATGGGCAATATCTATATCCTTTTCCCACCCTTGATGAACCCTATCATCTACAGTGTCAGAACCCAACAAATACGTAGCAGGATCCAGAGATGGTTCACTAAACAAAACTGA